Below is a genomic region from Miscanthus floridulus cultivar M001 chromosome 1, ASM1932011v1, whole genome shotgun sequence.
agcagcagcagacttCCCCCCATCCCATGCTGTTTGATTTCCCAAGCATTATGAACTTGAGAATGAGAACTACCTCATTCAGAGAGGCTGTCTTGAGCATCATGTCTCCCAGCATTGAAGACACGGAGATGGACAATTCTGATGCCATGACCTATTTTGACGACGGTGAATTCTACCCAGGGGTCAATGAATTTGACATGGAGGTGGATCGATATGGTGACCCGGATGATGAGGTTTATGAATATGACTACCATTTTGGAGGTGTTCCGTTGTTTGGGTCTGCTGGGACTGAGGCCAGCAATCCCAGCTCTTCACAGGCACATGCTGATATGATCAGTATTAGAGACAACACCGTTGGCACTACCACTGGTGGTTATCATCATCAAGAGTTTGGCTACTCTGGCGCGAGACCTAATAATAATAGGGGACGGCGTGGTTGTCGTAACCGCACAAGGCTGTCAGCAGATCACTTTTTGAGCACTGATGAAATGGTGATGGCGTTGCCGATGCCGGGTGGCGGCAGTTCTAATGTTAGTGCAGGCGCTGCCTTTCGGCCTAACGGTGGCTGGACtgagagaagaggaagaagcaacaGGAACTCGAATTCAGGTGGTGGAAGAGGAGGGATGCAGGATCGCAGGAGACAGAGGACACACTACATCTGATGGTGATGTTGATGAGATAAACAAACTTTTTAATCTGTCatcttccttttttttctttgtttgtcTTAATCCTTTTGTACTCCGTGGCTATGCGCACCTTGTTAAACATGTTCTTCATCTTCTCTCCTTTTAACCCTGAAATGCTTTGCTTGGTTAATTTTACCACTTTTTAGTACCATCATCTATATCTGTTAATAAGGCATTGGGCTAGCTGAAAAACTAAGGCCCTCTTGTTTAGTTGTTTAACTACGCGGTGCAGGCAAAAATTTGTTGCTGGCGGCAGTGCTGAAACTGTCTGAGCAGTTGCATCAAGAAGCCTGAGTATTCAATTGTTTGTCGTTCAATGTTTGGAATCAAAGAAACAGTTGGTTTCTCTTGCACGCATGTCATAGTCAATTCTGAAGATTGGAGGAAATAAATTATAAAAATCGCAAACATTGGAATGATTTGTCTTACTTCGGTGCCTGATTACCAGTTCTTGAATCGCCACACCAATACATTACAGAGGATCAGTTATAACGGCATACATTTGCCGATAGATGGATACTCTAGGCAACAAATAAGCGCAGCGCTGACAAAGCTGCCTGAAATTGCAGATGCTGTAGTAACTTGCAGCTCCTATCCTGTTCTAGACTAGTTGTCGTCTCCGTAGGCGAGGAAGCGGTAGCGCTCCTCGTACGGGCCGTCGAAGTAGAGGTCGGCCTCGAACCAGCGCGGGTACCTGACCAGATCCCCGGCCACGAAGTGCATGTAGTCGTCGCCGTGGACGGCGCCGGCGGGGATGACCTTCACCTCCCCGGACACGACGTACACGAGCTGGTCCACCTGCCAGTCCCACGGCATCCGGCACCGGGCGCCCGTGCGCCACGACGACCACGTCTCCATCACCCGCAGCGCCTCCACCCACGCCCGCGCCACCTCGCCGCGCTCCACGCGCACCTTGTACACGTCCTCCAGGGGACGTCCCAGCAGCGCGCCTCCGCCGCCTGCTGGCGCTGCTGCCTCCGCCGCTCGTATTCTTACTCCTCTTCGGCTACTGCTGCTAGGAACGCAAGGAGGAGGCCTGTGCGCCGCGGGGAGCACGAGACGGAACCCGCCGGTGCTGGCGGCGGCGGGCCTCACCGCGCGCGAGGCCCCTATCCTTTCCTCTTCTCCGGCTTGGGCTTTGGGTTGGGTTTTGGCTCTCTGAAGAAGCGAGGAGGGACGGGGCAGGCAGGTGCCTTATCCTGTGTCCTCCGCACTGCTCTGTTTCTCAAGTGGCGAGGTCCGTCGTCACATGctcccaaaaaaaaaaattggcagTTTGACACTGTAAACACACACTGCCACTTTGATTAGAGTAAGAAATGAGCGAATGTTATTTTGTGCGGTGGCAATGGGCAAATACGATGCGTTGAAACTGGCTATCTGCTATGCAActatgggcctgtttggttccttgaCGGCCCGTCGCGCGACTGCGATAAGCGAATGTGGCTCGGACGATGCGTTCGCGATTTTCGAGCGTTTCATTTTTTCGCGTTTCAGTTGCACGTGGTCGTCCAACGCGGGTCGAATtaaggatggcaatgggtaaATCTCCATCGGGTATGGCCATCTCAGATCCATCCCTGTCATAAAAATTTGGTACCGTCAGAATACCCATACCTGTCATGGGTGGGGAGTTTTTCCCCGACCCATACCCGGCCGGGTAAATCATACCCGTCGGGTCACCCGTACCCGCCAATAATTTATTCACGCACAtaaaaatcaacaattcaacagcaaccaccactaaccagagcacataaaattagacaaataatagcatataataATATCTTCTGCAAATTAAGATTCCTTTTCATTTAGTTTCTCTTCTACATTAGTCATGATTAATGTAGAAGTTACTGATTATAGGCATGGCATGCAGGACATGGGAAACAAGCAATATGTAACTAACTGAATGGCATGCAGGACATGGCTTACATATGGCAATAGCAGATTCAGTTATTTTAGCGGTATACTAACTGAATGGAAGGCTATATTGCCTATATGCTTGATGTAAAATGTTTCCGTACTGAACTCCTTGATGTGGCTGGTTACTGGCTATAGAAACAAAAAATTCATGTTGCTATGTTTAAATTAGAAACTTATAACTCATAACTCTTACTGGCTACATAAACTCTTATTGGAAACTCATAACTCATGTTACTATGTTTAAATTAGAAGAAGCATATAGTCACAATAAATACAATCTGCCACTAGCACTATTACTCTTGGGTTTACTTACATCAGTGGCTGCAGCAACTTGCGGCTAGTACCAGTAGGCCTAGTATTAGTTACTGCTCCACCTCCACCCGAAGATGTGGCTGCAGAAGAGGGGCGGCGGCcggaacgagcagcagcagcaccttcCCGAGATGAAGCCGGAGAAAGAGGGGGTTGGCCGGtcctttttttcttctccttggtGGTGGTGTTCTTGGCCTTGGATGTAGGAGCGGTGTCGTTCCCGTTCTTGGGCTTGGATGCAGGAGTACTGCCAGCGCCAGCGCCGTTCTTCGGATCCGCtgcaggagcgccgccagcgacTTCAGCTTGGACCTCCGGATCTAGCAGCTTCGGAGTCTTCACGGCATCGATGAGCTCGGGATCCGACAGCTTCAGGCGGTCACCGTCCTCCAGGACCTACACGAAGTCCCTTGACGCCGGAGTGAAGGAGCTGGTTAGTGCAATAGTGCGGGGGAGAATATGATATGAAGGGAATTAGGGGAAGGGGAATCACCGTTCTTGCTCCGTCGCCGGCATGGCGTGGCGAGTTCCTAACGCTAGGATGCGAATCTGCGATGCGAATACGATAAACGCCGAGACAAGGTCACGAGGGGCGGGCGGCGTTGTTTTTTCGGCGGCGGCGTTTTTTTTGGCAAGGAGCGAGACTTGCGATGCGAGCGCCAGAGGAGTAAACGCGGCGCTATTTTTTCGGCGGCGGGAGGCCAGGCGTCGACGGCTCCAGAATCTAGGCGACCAACCGGGTCACGCGGGTGGGACCGTGGGAAAATGGCAATTGGGATAGGGTTGGCAAACCTAGGGTTTTACATGGGCTGGTGGGCTTCTTCACTTTTGGGCCGGgtatttttcacccatgggtaAACGGGTACGGGGACTGCTGGAACATACCCATACCCGCGTACCTGATGGGTGAAGGGTTTGGTCCATTTACGTACTCGTGGGTAGtgtgtttagtccatatttagaccctaatggagtaaatacccgtcgggtatcgggtcgcaggtccccattgccatctttaggtCGAATGCAGATCATTCGGCGGGATTTGTTCGCGTTCTCCGCTGAAAAGTCGACgctgaaccaaacaggccctatgcAAGGATTGACGGTTACATGAGATCTTACATGGGCAAACGCTACCCCTCCAACAAAATTACACTAGCACTTTGCACTCCGTCTCCAATCAAATGACTGCGATTTCAGTGAACTGTTTCATCAGATCACACCAGACCTTGAATAAAAAAAAAGATCACACCAGACCAGACGAGTAGCTCTCTTGCACTTCAATCAGTGCATGGTCATGTCACCGCTCAGGAGTCAGGACTTAGCAGGCGGCGGCGTACCTATGGGATTCCATTTCTTCAGTTTCAGACGACGAAACCAAAGAGAACCATGTCATCAGTGGTAGTATTTACAGTCACTTCCACACACACAGGCGCGATGGATGACGATGCCTGCTTTCGAGTAGCAGACGAGTACGATAACACCACCGTCCCTTACATCATCACCACGGAAACCGGCGACtacaggccctgttcggcttaccttatattcggcttgttcggcttctttttcggtcagaacagtgttttcctctcacaacaattcagccggaacagtattttcagccagtttcgtttcagaccagcgaacgggaccgCACCTAGCCTTGCCAGATGTACCACCCAGTTCATAGCACAGGTATAGCCAACAGCAATTGGGGAAacacaaaagaagaaaacaaaagtgTACAAAGCCTGAATCGCAAGATGATCCTTCAATGGGCGAATCAGGAGGATCAAATCATCTGTTCGTCCTGTTACACGTGGTTTTCAGGATGCCGATGATGATGCTGAGGTTATCCGTCCAGAAGCACGCATTTCGTCCAGAGTGGTCGCTAGCCAGTCCAACCCTTCATACAGGCCATCACCTTTCAGAGCGCAGGTGCCCTGGATGTGCCAGATGCGGTTCGTCAGGTCATACAGCCCAAGACCCTCACACACTTCCATCGGAGTCATTGCTCCCCTCTGAATTAGCATGCGTGTTACCAAAGTGAACATTAGTATATGGTAAAAAAAAGGAGACAGGCCATTTATCTGACACAAAAGTACAACTACATTTGAGCTTCGTTAGTGCAGTACACACATCTAATGCTACCACACAATATGGCAACAATACAGAACCCATAACGCCTGCAGTATTAAGTTTATGGAAAACCAACATATTGACATATTCTGTCAACAATGGAACAGAACTGCTTACACAACTAAAAGATGGAGCAGCTATTTCCAGTACAGGCATTGGGATGGCCACAGACTTAGGCAAGAAACGATAATTtgcaagtttatatttatgaacGAAACATATTCGTTAATGTTATATATGAACAAAAAATAATCAGACTCAACCAGACAGAATCAAAAGCCAGAACTGAAAAAACAAGAAGTCCAGGAATCACAAATCACCTACTAAAATGAATCACAATATAAAATAAATGCTCCAGAGTAAACGTAGCCGAACATACCATGTCTTGCTTGTTAGCAAACACCAATAGCACACTGTTAAGCATAAAAGGGTCATTGATTATAGCCTGAAATAGATTTAAGATATCAAAACAAGTTAGAGTAGATATTACATAGAATCTCAGTGCACAAAGGCACCCATtagaaaaaggaaataaaaaccTGAAATTCTGCCCTGGCTCTCCCGATTCTCTCTCTATCCAGTGAATCAACCACGTAAATCTGCAAGTTCAGCAAATAATGGGGAGCATCTTACATTTCAAGAAAGCCGTGTTTACTACAAATAAATGTAAATAAATCAAGGTTGAGCTATAGCATAATAAATGAAGATCTTGAACaaggatatatatgtatatcaacAGCTACGAAGAATGAGCTATTTCCTATAATAATATTATGTTTTCTAGTACCTATATGTGCTAAGTTATAAAGAGTAGTAAAAGATGCCCAATAAAAATGGGCTCAAGCATCCACAAAGAAATCAGTGGACCTATATGCTTGGGAGTGGTATTGGTCTACTGGAGTTGCACTCTGAGCTACGAATACTAAATCCAAATGGGCAGATTTAGTGGAAGAAACATTACAGCACAAACACTTCTATGTCGAATTTCTACTTTGAATAGAATTTATGCTGCTTCACTTGTGAAACAGAAATGAGAGTAAATAATGACCAAAGCATCGGTGTTGTTGAAGTAGTGCCTCCACAAGGGCCTGAGCTTCTCCTGGCCACCAACATCCCACACAGTGAACACTACATTCTTGTACTGAACCTTCTCAACATTGAAACCTACAACATGATAAAGTGCATGCTATCACTAAACATACGAATGAACGAATCAATTAGCATGGCAGATGTAATTAGCAATGGTTGAAACCAAAAGTTATGAAATGCACAAGCAGACAGCTGGTACAATTGTACCTATGGTAGGGACAGTGGAGAGAACTTCACCAATGTGAAGCTTATAGAGTATGGTGGTTTTCCCAGCTGCATCCAACCCAAGCATCACCACCTGAGGACAAAAAACACGAGAGGCCATTCTATTAGAGGCATGTTCAGCTTAAAAAGGATATTGGTACTAATCTCCGATGATACAAAatattaggccagtctcaatggagttTCATGGGGGGTTTCAT
It encodes:
- the LOC136491649 gene encoding ADP-ribosylation factor-like isoform X2; the protein is MGQAFRKLFDAFFGNKEMRVVMLGLDAAGKTTILYKLHIGEVLSTVPTIGFNVEKVQYKNVVFTVWDVGGQEKLRPLWRHYFNNTDALIYVVDSLDRERIGRARAEFQAIINDPFMLNSVLLVFANKQDMGTCALKGDGLYEGLDWLATTLDEMRASGRITSASSSAS
- the LOC136491639 gene encoding uncharacterized protein; this translates as GTCLPRPSSLLQRAKTQPKAQAGEEERIGASRAVRPAAASTGGFRLVLPAAHRPPPCVPSSSSRRGVRIRAAEAAAPAGGGGALLGRPLEDVYKVRVERGEVARAWVEALRVMETWSSWRTGARCRMPWDWQVDQLVYVVSGEVKVIPAGAVHGDDYMHFVAGDLVRYPRWFEADLYFDGPYEERYRFLAYGDDN
- the LOC136491649 gene encoding ADP-ribosylation factor-like isoform X1 codes for the protein MGQAFRKLFDAFFGNKEMRVVMLGLDAAGKTTILYKLHIGEVLSTVPTIGFNVEKVQYKNVVFTVWDVGGQEKLRPLWRHYFNNTDALIYVVDSLDRERIGRARAEFQAIINDPFMLNSVLLVFANKQDMRGAMTPMEVCEGLGLYDLTNRIWHIQGTCALKGDGLYEGLDWLATTLDEMRASGRITSASSSAS
- the LOC136491631 gene encoding uncharacterized protein; protein product: MAGWTNSTGTGTGGGRGSGGRGYTNHLYANNSIDMIHGGTGGGGGGGSGRFIGGRSRGRPPQQPHYRYRRVDAVHRDSPPASLSDQQAASSTSSRHARLTHPISTADKSSASRTAAPPSTREPDDKTIRNAANFECNVCFDMAADPVVTKCGHLFCWECLYQWLHVHSHHRECPVCKGQVADDAIIPIYGRGGSAASVDNAPPRPTGARVESSRQQQQQTSPHPMLFDFPSIMNLRMRTTSFREAVLSIMSPSIEDTEMDNSDAMTYFDDGEFYPGVNEFDMEVDRYGDPDDEVYEYDYHFGGVPLFGSAGTEASNPSSSQAHADMISIRDNTVGTTTGGYHHQEFGYSGARPNNNRGRRGCRNRTRLSADHFLSTDEMVMALPMPGGGSSNVSAGAAFRPNGGWTERRGRSNRNSNSGGGRGGMQDRRRQRTHYI